One Dama dama isolate Ldn47 chromosome 24, ASM3311817v1, whole genome shotgun sequence genomic window, GAAACGGCCGTGCTGTGTTGAAAACTAGAGCACCCCACCGTGGGGGGCACCCCCTGCACCCGGAGcctcacctgcctcctccctcctgggAGAACCGCCACCTCTGCAGGGTCTGGTCAGGCCGTGCCCCTGTGGGTCCTGCCGGGACTCAGGCCCTGCCTTCTGCCCCGttcacagaggggcctggagcccCCGAcacccggggggcggggggtgagcGGAGCTGCGCGAGGCGCCCCCTGCCCCTTGGCTGGAGGAGGAGACGTGCTGGGGGGCCGGTGGGTGGGCGGACGGGCAGCAGGCAGGCAGCCCCCGAGAGGGCGGCGTGGTCAGGGCACCTCGGGGGGCAGCAGAGGCGAGTCTGAGTTCTGAGCCGAGACACTGGCGGACTCGGGCCCGATGAGCCCCAGGCCGTACAGGTTAAGGATGGAGTCAGCGATGATGCGGGCCGTGTGCTTCTGGTAGCCGCCTGAGGTCACCATGAGGATGGGCAGCTGGCGGCCACGGACCATTCGGAACACCAGCTCGTCCCGCTTCACgatgccctggggtggggggacgaGGAAGGCGGGCTCAGGCAGGCCCGGACCCTCAGGGCGGTAGAGGTCCTGCTGTGGATGGAACCCCGCTCCACGCTGCTGCCGCCCAGCCCCTCTGGCCTCAGGAGGAACACCCACGCCGCCACGTTCCCCGGTCGCTGCCGAGTCCCCAGAGCGgagcccgcccccgccccagggtCGGACGCACCTGCGGACTGATGGCCAGCCCCCCGAGGCGGTCCCCCTCGAGGATGTCCGTGCCTGCGTTGTACACCACCACGTCGGGGCGGTGCTCCTGGAGCGCTTTCTCCAGGTTCCTCTCCACCTTCTGAAGGTACTCATCGTCCTCTGTGCCCCAGTCCAGCTCCACCTTCCGCCTGATGGCCTCTGGGGAGCGGGGGGAGACAGCGATGCCCCAAAGTGCAGACGGGAAACGGGGTTGGGGGGGACTGCCTGCTCTCCCACCTGAGTCTAGCACTGCTCAGCTGCTCATCCGCCCTAAACTAAGGTAAAAGAGCGTGAGAGCTGCAAGGGGCCCAAAGGACAGTGGGCGGGGGAGGGGTCACAGATGAAACTGCCCTGGGGGGTCAGGGACCCGCGCTGGGTGCCTGAGCTCACTGCCTCCACGAGCACTCGCCCGGAGACACGGGTACCCCATGTGCCCTCAGGTCCGAATCCGGTCCGGATCCAGTCCACTCGAGATTCAGTTCAGAAACAGGTCCCTGGGGCCACAGAGTGGCTGAGTCACCCACAGCAGACCCAAAGGCACTTCCTGCATAAACGTCCCCTCCCCACGAGCTCGGCAGGTCCCCCTTTCTTCAAAGCTTCATCGAagagtctctgccttttaattgatGAGTTTAACCCACTTGCATTTATTTAACAACTCTCATGTTTGAACTGATTTCTGCCATCTTATCTTGCATTTTCTACttctatatttttctgtttcttttttgtccttCCCTGCTTTTGACCGGACAGCTGCCCAGCGAGGAGAAAATCCTACTTTATTCTCCAGGTGGTCACCCCAGTAGCGGGATTCACGGTGTGTTTatcggggtggggggcggttacGTGGTCTTTGGTGGGTCAAGCGACCCCTTTAGTCTCAGTCTCCTGAGAGTGGGGACAGCCTCCCCCTCCCTGGGACGCTGAGGATCAAGAAGTGAAGTGATGTCTGCAGGGCCCGGCACGCGGGAAAGGCCCCGCAGACAGAGCCCAGTCCAGGGGGGtgcgctggggtggggggcactcacGCTTGGCGAAGCGGTCCCCGGGGTAGATGTGGCGGTTGTACACGTCCATGATGTACACACGCTTGTCGCCCATGAAGTCGCGCTCATGCCCATTGCCCTGGGGGGCACAGGAAGCTGCTCATGGCAGGCAGGTGCCTGGGGCCAGGCCAGGACCCCCCAGCACTCCCCAGGGAACGCCCCTGTGCCTGGGCAGGGCGGGGGGTGCCCAGCCTGGGGCTCAGCGGTGTTCCTGGGGGCAGGTAACCCCACCACGTGGGGCCATGTGTCAGAGGCCGCCTGGGGAGGGGGGACCCCAGCCCCGCCGGGCACTCACCTGATGGGCGTCGAGGTCCACAATGGTGGCTCTGGAGATGCCCTCCACTCGGTCAAACAGGAACTGGccagggcaggagaggggagaggtGAGGACCCCCCAGGGCCAGAGGGTGCAGCCCCCCAGGGGCCCCGGGAGGTGACGGGTGGGCTGGGAGCGCCTCCGTGCTTGTGGGAGACCCCAGGCCGCCAGGAGGTCCGTGTGGCTCAGAGGAGCCTGTGTGTGTCTGCAGCGGGGACCCCCTCCCGGCTGCACCCGGAGCTCCGTCTTGCCATCTCTGCCTTCTTACAGGGCCTGGCCCTAAAGCTGCctcctcagggaagcccttccttcgcctgccctcccctcccgccAGGTCTCCTGGCATTTCCCTCTCCAAATGGCCAGGGTCtgccgccccctcctccccatccgTTTCCAAGCTGTGTGCAGACAGGAGCCTCAGGGACCACGTGGACCCCCAGCCTGAGCCCAGACGCGGGTGCTGGCGGAGCGTTGGCTTCTGACAGCTGCAGAGGTCACGGCCAGCGCTGCCCCTTCGGGCTGTGCCCTCACCCCCTCCGGCCCCGTTCCCTGAGGGTGAAGGGGTGAGGCCCACAGACAGGGCTGGGCCCTCAGCAAATGCCGGCCGCTGTCGCCACCATCAAGATCATGATTCCTGTCTCCTCCCCCCTCTCCTGGAGCAAAGCCCCGTCGCCTATTAATAATCTAGCGGCGTCCCCGGCCCCTGGAGAAGGCTGTCGCCTCTGGACCGTCACAGGCAACACAGAAGAGCAGGTGTCACATCTGCATTTGAGTCTCAGCCCAGCGGAGGGACCCAGGCGAGCTCTCTCCCATTCCGGACCTCGAATCCCTCCGTGACAACGCGGGGTGAGAACACCAGACTGGGGGGGGATTCCAGGGAAGCTCTTGGAGGCGATCGCCCCCCACCCTGCCCGCCATGTGCACTCGGACGCACCTTGATGGCAAGTGTGATGTCCGCGTAGGCGCAGAAGCCCCCGCCCCGGTCGCTGGAGCAGTGGTGGAAGCCGCCGCCTGCGAGGACAGTCATGGAGTGGGCAGGGCCGGGCAAGGGCACGCCCCGGGTGCCCCCTCCGTCCTCCCAGGGACGGCTCTGGGCCTCCAGGCTGGCCAGGCAAacggacccccccccccccggggcaGGTTACCGCCCCTGGGCCCCTGGGTCCctgggtccctgggttggggggcAGCTCTGCCGTCACGGCACCTGAGCGGccacccccaggccccaggcctggccccGGGGCACTCACCTACGTTGATGGCCCAGCCACGGTCCACCGCCAGCTTCCCCGCCTCGGAGAACAAGCACAGTGTGAGGCAGGCAGGTGCCCAATCCCTTCACCCGCTCATTCGCTGACTCACGGCTCCATGAACACCGTTTGCAGCCAGCTCCCAGGTGGGGATGTGCTGTGAGGTGGGGTACAGGGGgcaccaccccgcccccacccggcAAACCCCCGACTGGCTGACTGATGAGGCGTGCAGtgcagtgtgtgcatgctcagtcgcgtccgactctgtgaccctgtggactgtagcccaccaggctcctcggtccataggacttcccaggcaagaatactggagtgtgttgccattccctcctccaggggatcttcccgacccagggatcgaaccctcatctcctgtggctcctgcattggcaggcagattctttacaccgAGCCACCTGCAAGGTGTAAACTCCTGTGTAACTGTGGGGGGGGAACTGGAGGGAACCGAAGTTCTGTTCTCAGGCTTCTGCACGAGCTGGCAAGGATTCTCACGTGGCTTTCGAAgggaaaacagacaaaattttGCTCATGGAAATACTGTTGCTTTAGTCCTGAAATCTTGTAGGAACTCATCATTCTGGGGTGAGCAGGAATATT contains:
- the HDAC11 gene encoding histone deacetylase 11 isoform X2, which produces MGQSDQLPERGEAAVRRHAGGGAGGLGRGPAGGAHEALSQRAEEIPPVIFLPNFLVQRKVLKPLRTQTGGTIMAGKLAVDRGWAINVGGGFHHCSSDRGGGFCAYADITLAIKFLFDRVEGISRATIVDLDAHQGNGHERDFMGDKRVYIMDVYNRHIYPGDRFAKQAIRRKVELDWGTEDDEYLQKVERNLEKALQEHRPDVVVYNAGTDILEGDRLGGLAISPQGIVKRDELVFRMVRGRQLPILMVTSGGYQKHTARIIADSILNLYGLGLIGPESASVSAQNSDSPLLPPEVP
- the HDAC11 gene encoding histone deacetylase 11 isoform X1 is translated as MPHPTQLYQHVPDSRWPIVYSPRYNITFLGLEKLHPFDAGKWGKVISFLKEEKLLSDGTLVEAREASDEDLLVVHTRRYLNELKWSFAVATITEIPPVIFLPNFLVQRKVLKPLRTQTGGTIMAGKLAVDRGWAINVGGGFHHCSSDRGGGFCAYADITLAIKFLFDRVEGISRATIVDLDAHQGNGHERDFMGDKRVYIMDVYNRHIYPGDRFAKQAIRRKVELDWGTEDDEYLQKVERNLEKALQEHRPDVVVYNAGTDILEGDRLGGLAISPQGIVKRDELVFRMVRGRQLPILMVTSGGYQKHTARIIADSILNLYGLGLIGPESASVSAQNSDSPLLPPEVP